The Musa acuminata AAA Group cultivar baxijiao chromosome BXJ2-2, Cavendish_Baxijiao_AAA, whole genome shotgun sequence genome contains the following window.
CATAGAAGCTCCTTGAAGAAATGCAGCATAAACATCACCAGTTGCAGCTGGCACAATTCCGATGGATCAGGAATTGCTTTCTACTAAACATGAATATGATGATATGTGGGGGTAGAAGATGAATGAGACCTCATCGTATCATACCTTGTTACCAAGATAGCCCATCAATCCCCTGCCAACGCAGGACACCTTCAGGTTCCTTATGCCATCTCTGATCTCTCCTCTCACCCATATGGTCAGAAATATTCCCACCATCTGCTTGCTTGCCACCAAACAATATCTGCAATGGCCACGCACATGATCATGGTAGAGTAGCCACTAAAACGCTCGAGTAGAAGGTATCAAAGGTTCCGAGGGAAGATTACCTTGGCTGTACTGCCTCCATCGATGAAGAGGCTCCAAAGCCATACGACATGGGCGAGAAGTAGGCCGTCGTGGAGGGCGAATCCGCACTGATGTTCTCATCATCGGAGGACCCTCCCCATCGATAATTCTGGTCGTAGTCGCTTGGCCTGTTTGCTAACATGACTCGGTCGCAGACGCTGTGTCGACGATCTAGTCTTGGCTGTGGAGCCAAGATGTCTCCGTCCATTCTCATGCTGCGACTCAAGGACTGGAATGAACGGCGTTGGAAGAAGTTTGTCTGCCTTGTGGATGTTCCTTCGAAGTCATCGTCCAACTCCACGACCGGGTTGGGGATAGGGGAGGGTGTTTGgaagctgccgctgctgctgttgcCTGCGAGATTGTTCAGCGTCTTCCTGATGAGAGCAACCCATTTCTTTGCAGGGCCATTGTCTTCTGTTCCTAAAACATTTCCCGCATTGAGAGGAACGATTTCCTGAAATCTGAGACACCAAAAGAAACGACTTCACCGGATGCATCGAGAGGAAGATAGACAAAGGTCGGGCGTGTACCCCAGAACATATATGTCTGCAGCAGGTGAGGTGTGGAGCCAGTCATCAAGATTCAGATTACTGGGTGGGGATTTGCCACCGACGTTCCATGTTGCAACAAAGATCCTATCACATAAATGGAAGCAAGCAGTCAGTGGTGGATGTAATGGATGAGTGATTGCTTGGTCCTACTCCCGAGTACCTATAATGCAGGGTTTCAGTGACCTCAGCTGCATCAAGATCGATCTTTCCTCGCCGAGCTTGATCTGGTTTCTTCTTGGACAATCTATCTGAGGCCACAAAGGGAGAGTTGAGTGAGACAAAAGAGGAAGAATGTCAAGGGAGGAGGACAATTCAGAGCAACCTGTGAAAGGGTATAGAAAGAGAAGATAACAACGACTGTTTTGGTGTGGTCCAAAGCTGTTAGGCTGAGAGGATGTACTGTATAACCTGATTTGCTTTTCTTGACAGAGTATGATTCCATCCCTGTGATGCTGCCCCTCCATTCCTCACCACCCCCTGAAAAGAAACACACAattggaagaaagaaaaggagaaagcaagACTGTGTTTTGCATGCAGTAATGTGCATCAGACTGAAATTTAAGCAACAGCTGCTTCTTTTGCGGGATGAACAGAACAGAAACAGAGACGCAGAGCAGGGAACTTTGAACGGGAGAAGAAGAGAGCGAAGAAGACATAGTAGAAGAAACAGCATGTCATTTTCCATAGTCTTATTACATGACCTGAAGGCCGGTCTTATCCTGAGATCCTAGCCGAAGCAAGACAGCACCAGAAACAAAGAACAGGTACAGAATAGCAGAACTTAGATTATGACATGAGGAAGACATCTACCTCTAGCAACATCATCTGAATGGAAGTCTTGAGCTTTGCTCTTGATGTTGAACCATTTCCTGACAAAGGCCTTGGACCATGAGAGCTGAGAGGaggggaaaagaagaaagaattagACATCCATGAAGCGCTGCGCACTATGCTCCAAGAAAACAAGACATCAAACCTTGCTTTTCTTCGAACTCCCATCTTTCATTGTTTCGGAGTGTCCTCATGCAACCCAGTAAATGGCGGGTGTCTACGGCTCCTCAGGCATTAAAAAGGCACGAGATGGAAAGGAGTAAAACTTCGTTCTCGGCCACCATCTTATCGCCTCTGGAACCACAACAGGATCAAGAGAAAGAAGCCACTTCCTCCTACTCCCCACACTGTTTCTTGGATTCTTGAGAGTAGCAGAGAGCAAAGCAGGTATTCTGATGGAAAATAAAGAGAGAGGTACTTTGCTTCCCTTACCAATCTATTTAGTGGTTAATTCTAAGAGACCAAAGAAACTAGACAGGATCACTGCCAGATTCTctttagaaaaagaaaaatgtgattttttttcccctttcccaGATGGGTTCTGATGTGAAGGCTTGGTGACTGAAAGAAAGGAGCTTAGAAATATAGGTTTGGAGAAGTGGGAACTATGGAGCCAAATGCATGGAAGCGAAAAAGATTGGATTTTGGAGAAGGAAAGAGTGCAGTCGCCCGAGAGAGAGTTCAGAGTAGGGAAGagactaagagagagagagtgagagaggggGAGTTGTACTCCCTCCTTCAAAAAATCCTTGTTTCTAGGAGTTGATTAAAGTATGCAATTTTAAGAGAATAAAGTGTTCCTAGAGGACCCCCCCTCCCTCCCCCATCCCCCAtcccctctttctctctcctctctcaggAAGCCTTCTTTTGCTCCAAATCCAAGACCAAACCAAGAGAGAGAATGCAAGCAATGTTTCGTTATAGAACAGTAACATCTAAAATAGAAACCGCCATTTAGAATCTTCTCCCCCCCACATCAATTATCCTGGGTCAGTTTTCTGTACCTCCTCTCCTGGCTTCTTCCTGGGGCAGGTgaaaggaaaaaaagagagaaaaaaaagcagTCAATGATAAAGAAAAAGATGCGGAAAAAtacagaggagagagaaagagagagagagagagagagagagagagagagagagagagagagagagccaaaattcttcttttttttttcctgcatGTTAATGTGTGTGTCTGCATGGATGTTGGTGTGTGAAAGAGGCATGGTTTTCAGTAAtttctcctccctttcttttcaacagtagttttcttcttccttgtgttctTTTGATTCGAGGAAACTTGTGGGTCTTTGTGTAATCTTCAGGGCATGGGTGTGATGAATGGGCTTATGGCATTAGCAACTGTTCAGggtttttcttattcttttacTCTTTCTGCATGGAGAAGAAATGAGATTTGTTGGAAATTTGATAGGGAATTGGGGCCATTGAAAAATGGAATGGGAGCATTGGGGTTGGAATATGTCTCAATTTAAGGCTGTCTTTTGAGGCATTCTTCATAGGGCTTTGTTCAGCACAACATGAGCACTCATTTTAGCATTGGTTATAATCATTTGCTGTCTTGCATCACTTGGATGCAAGTACTTGCCAAATTGCTTAGATCTGAGAGTCTCCTTGTAATTTTCACCTCTTCAAATTGTACCAATGCTACCACTTGCTAGGCTTCATTGGATGTAGCACCCTTTCTCATTAATGGAAGAAGCACTTCTATGTATCTGACATCCTTATTGGTCTCTATTTGTTCTTCCTGGTGGGAGAAACATACACAAGAAAATTGATTTTAATGAGCAGAGAGAGGAATGCTGATCAACTTCATTATACATGCATCAGAAGAAAAAGATACTAAGCAGACCTCCATCTTAATAGTTTGGAAGATCAAATTTTGCTGAAGGTGATGTTGAAGTTTTAGAGTGGACAAAAAGCTTCTTCCCAGAACAAGTGTTAGAGGTCAGTAATGGAAACTTAGAGTATGCACATCATGAATAAGATGCTCTGCAGCATACAGATTCTTCACATTTGTCTTAATGGTCTCAGGAGCAGTAGTTGTTTGTTCTTCTGAGCCAATCATGTCGTTGTTCCTAATTTAAACCAATCAATCGTCAAACAATGCCATGCACAATCTTGGTTTCCTCCCCCAACTCCCAAGCATTCAACACCATGGGATAGTGTGTTCAAACTTCATGGCACAGTCTTTAGTTCACCAAAAAGCATGGGTTTAGTAATCAAGCACAGCAATAGATTATATGATTGGGGCATAAAAAGACTTCATTTGTTGCTAACTTATCTGACCTGCCATCAAGCCATGTCCTTCGCTCACCACAGCCGGAATCACTTGCACTTAACTATACAAAATGAAGCTAAGCTTGACCTTCTATTATGTCAAGTTTAAGATCCTCAAGACAATCTAACATGAGTCCCAAAGAAGAGGTGTACAGTGACATGGCAGCCAGCACTACTTATATTTGGCCATCTGGATCGATTTCATGTTCCATGGCATGCCAACTTGGCATTGGACAACAAACAAAGCACTTTGTTCTTTGAAACACATAAGCTCCTGAAGCAAACAGTGCCATTTGTTCTTCGTTTTctgttgctgtccgccactcaaaACATCCTAAGCTTAATTCAACAAGAGCTTGCGATTTTCTTGTATTAGTGTTGTTTTGGGTGCTATTCCACGGTCTCTACTGATTGCCAAGAGTAATTGGAGCAGTAACACCTTGCAACTGTCTCAGATAGAAGACAAATCTTGGATCCTTCCATAATATTTTGGTGCCACACTGCAACCAGCAAATGTCTGAGAGTAGAGTGTGCCGATGAATATGGTGAGACACCGAAAAGGGACAAGTAAGCTTGCATAAAACATCGGCCCATGTCATGCACTAATCATTAGTATCAGCATTCCCATAGCTCACACAATTTACTTCTCTTTTATTCTACAGATcacctttctctttttcttttttttgagaaTATAAATTGCTTAGATTAAATACTCGGGCATTACCTCCACAAGAACTCGAAGCTTAaaactcagagagagagagagagagagagagagcagcttgCTGCCATTGCCTCATCTCTTGTGCAATGAGAGACGTGGGGAATTGGATCAACCAGCTAAGTCTTATCATAGGACCACAAGTAGATACCAGTATCCATGGAAAAGGCCTTGCCTTCCAGCGTCGATCGAAATCCATGCCTTGGGATGTCTCCAATCTCCAAAACCAGATCATCCAATGGCGGGGTTGATCGGTCAAAGAAGATCTTTGATCCGTACTTTTGGCAAAGCATCATCCCTCCTCTCTTGCTTTTTGAGGCCTCCTCGCTTGTTACTTGGCTTTCATATCAagcattgagagagagagagagagagagagaggcttctaCTCTCGGGCAATGCTTGGCCCTTTCCCAGTGTCATCGTCCTCAAATCTCTCCACAAAGAAAAGATGTATGTATACCTCCAAAGTAACTTTGGAACTACGGTTGAAGTGTGCTTGGAATGGCCTATGTATACAGTAACAGTGAACTTCTTTCTCTTGTATCATGATATCATTTTACTTGTCACTGCTTTTGTCCCCTCAGAGACATTCTCTCATGGACCACTGAACTCGAAAGGCATGGGGCTCCCATCCATATCCGCCGTTGATTTGACAGTCAAGAGTGGTGACTCTGCATCACAATCCTGTTCTGAGAATTGAGAAGCTTGAATTCGGTCTCCTGCTTTCCTTTTTGCAGAGTTGCATGCTTTTTTAACCTGTTGCTTTCTAGTTTTTAGACTCTTCTTACGTTTATCTCTCTGCTTTCAGAGCTCCGGGTAAATGGCATCAGTGGGGGGATGATGGAGACACATTGCTTGGTCCCGTCTCCATGAGCAGTCCATCCCCTCTTCCCATCGTCACATGGCTTGCTGGTAGAGCTTTCGCTCTAATAAATGCAGATGAGATCAAGATCAAATTAAAGCCTTTGGTGTCAAGACAATCCTGATAAACTCTGACAATAACCTAAATGTATTCATGCAGATGCATCTCATTCTCAGCGCTTCAGGGTGAAACGATCAAAGCCATGGTTTGGATGCTTTAGCATCGCGGGTCTTCTTCAGCTTCAAGTTGAGCTGTTGGACATCAGTCAGTGCAGGAGTACTGCGAAGCAATAGTAAGAAAACAATGTCACCACTATTTACTTCAAGAAGAGGATTTAGTACTGGCGAGAGACCCACATAAAACATAGAATGTTTTGCTTTTAAG
Protein-coding sequences here:
- the LOC103975992 gene encoding type I inositol polyphosphate 5-phosphatase 4-like; translated protein: MKDGSSKKSKLSWSKAFVRKWFNIKSKAQDFHSDDVARGGGEEWRGSITGMESYSVKKSKSDRLSKKKPDQARRGKIDLDAAEVTETLHYRIFVATWNVGGKSPPSNLNLDDWLHTSPAADIYVLGFQEIVPLNAGNVLGTEDNGPAKKWVALIRKTLNNLAGNSSSGSFQTPSPIPNPVVELDDDFEGTSTRQTNFFQRRSFQSLSRSMRMDGDILAPQPRLDRRHSVCDRVMLANRPSDYDQNYRWGGSSDDENISADSPSTTAYFSPMSYGFGASSSMEAVQPRYCLVASKQMVGIFLTIWVRGEIRDGIRNLKVSCVGRGLMGYLGNKGSISISMSLHQTSFCFICSHLTSGQKDGDELRRNSDVMEILRKTRFPPVHGFHDERSPETILEHDRIIWLGDLNYRISLSYRSAKALVEMRNWKALLEKDQLRTEQRCGRVFQGWSEGRIYFPPTYKYSNNSDRYTGDDMNLKEKRRTPAWCDRILWYGRGLSQLSYVRGESKLSDHRPVSSIFAAEVESINHSRIQNMDCAGSQVDIDELLQFSSGYTELSFF